Proteins encoded in a region of the Mucilaginibacter sabulilitoris genome:
- the polA gene encoding DNA polymerase I, whose amino-acid sequence MKKLFLLDGMALIYRAHFALSKSPRFTSGGLNTSAVMGFTNTLLDVLKKEKPTHMAVVFDTDAPTERHTDYEHYKAHREAMPEDLSKALPYVIKVILGFNIPVITSDGYEADDIIGTLAKKAEQKGYQVYCMTPDKDFAQLVSENIRIYKPARMGNEMEILGVKEVLEKWEIEHVEQVIDILGLWGDAVDNIPGIPGIGEKTAKALIKQYGSMEEIIAHSHELKGKQRENVEQYAEQGLMSKKLATILLNVPVELDEAGLEMCAPSKDLLEPLFAELEFRTLGRRVFGDDFSITEMKAVSVQTDLFGEPVATARTTMTVDVEDIHEDITTAAKNIDNVPHEYHLADTLETRAELITLLLQQQTICFDTETTGTDANHCELVGLSFAIKPGQAWYVPVPANQDEAKGIVTEFKPVFEAEHISKIGQNIKFDILMLKWYDVAVNGALFDTMMAHYVIDPDTRHGMDILSENYLGYKPVSITSLIGPKGKNQGNMRDVEIEKIKEYAAEDADITLQLKAIFEPKLKQVESEKLINEIEHPLIYVLADMEYEGVKIDHDTLREFSKELETDIAKLEKTVYDKAGVRFNIASPKQLGEVLFEKLLLDPKAKKTKTGQYQTGEDVLLSLAAKSDIVRDILDFRQLQKLKSTYVDALPTMVNPKTGRVHTSYNQAVAATGRLSSVNPNLQNIPIRTERGREVRKAFIPRDNGHSIVSADYSQIELRIIAEISKDANMMQAFIDNLDIHTATAANVYGVGLDEVTSDQRRNAKAVNFGIIYGQSAFGLSQSLGIPRKEAADIIEQYFVQFPGIKQYMGDTMNFARENGYVCTLMGRRRYLRDINSANATVRGFAERNAINAPIQGSAADMIKIAMINIHRELKAQNLDARMTMQVHDELVFDVPNHEIELVKPIIMHNMKTAIKTEVPILVEIGTGLNWLEAH is encoded by the coding sequence ATGAAAAAACTATTTCTTTTGGATGGCATGGCCCTTATTTACCGGGCGCATTTTGCTTTAAGTAAAAGTCCGCGATTTACATCGGGTGGATTAAACACATCGGCTGTTATGGGTTTTACCAATACCCTGCTTGATGTTTTGAAGAAAGAAAAACCAACGCACATGGCAGTGGTGTTTGATACTGATGCACCAACCGAACGCCATACAGATTATGAACATTACAAGGCCCATCGTGAGGCTATGCCCGAGGATCTGTCCAAAGCCCTCCCTTATGTAATTAAGGTAATACTGGGCTTCAATATTCCCGTGATCACGTCAGACGGGTATGAGGCCGATGATATTATTGGCACCCTGGCTAAAAAAGCTGAGCAAAAAGGCTACCAGGTTTACTGCATGACACCCGATAAAGATTTCGCGCAGCTGGTGTCTGAAAATATCCGCATTTATAAACCCGCCCGTATGGGTAATGAAATGGAGATACTGGGTGTTAAGGAAGTGCTGGAGAAATGGGAGATTGAGCATGTAGAGCAGGTTATTGATATTTTAGGTTTATGGGGCGATGCTGTTGATAACATTCCGGGCATTCCCGGCATTGGCGAAAAAACGGCCAAAGCCCTTATTAAACAATATGGCTCCATGGAAGAGATCATAGCGCATAGCCATGAGTTAAAGGGAAAACAGCGCGAAAATGTGGAGCAGTATGCCGAGCAGGGCCTGATGTCAAAAAAACTGGCAACTATATTATTAAATGTCCCTGTTGAACTTGACGAAGCCGGACTGGAAATGTGTGCGCCAAGCAAAGATTTGTTAGAGCCGCTTTTTGCAGAGCTCGAGTTCCGCACACTGGGCAGGCGTGTTTTTGGCGATGATTTCAGTATTACCGAAATGAAAGCTGTTTCGGTACAAACCGATCTTTTTGGCGAGCCTGTTGCTACTGCCCGTACCACCATGACGGTTGATGTGGAAGATATTCATGAGGATATTACTACTGCCGCTAAAAATATTGATAATGTACCGCACGAATATCACCTGGCCGATACACTGGAAACAAGGGCGGAACTGATCACTTTATTATTACAGCAGCAAACCATCTGTTTTGATACCGAAACTACAGGTACAGATGCCAACCATTGCGAGCTGGTGGGTTTGTCATTCGCTATAAAGCCTGGCCAGGCCTGGTATGTGCCTGTTCCGGCCAATCAGGATGAGGCAAAAGGGATAGTGACCGAATTTAAACCGGTTTTTGAGGCCGAGCATATCAGCAAGATAGGTCAGAACATTAAGTTTGATATCCTGATGTTGAAATGGTATGATGTAGCGGTAAATGGTGCTTTGTTTGATACCATGATGGCCCACTATGTGATTGACCCCGATACGCGCCATGGCATGGATATCCTGTCTGAAAATTACCTGGGCTATAAACCGGTTTCTATCACCTCACTTATTGGGCCTAAAGGTAAAAACCAGGGCAATATGCGCGATGTGGAAATTGAAAAGATAAAAGAGTACGCTGCTGAAGATGCCGACATTACGCTGCAGCTTAAAGCCATTTTTGAGCCTAAGTTAAAACAGGTGGAGAGCGAAAAGCTGATCAATGAAATTGAACACCCGCTTATTTATGTACTGGCTGATATGGAGTACGAAGGGGTAAAAATTGATCATGATACACTGCGCGAGTTTTCTAAAGAACTGGAAACCGATATTGCCAAGCTTGAAAAAACAGTGTATGATAAGGCAGGCGTACGGTTCAACATTGCATCGCCGAAGCAATTGGGCGAGGTATTGTTTGAAAAGCTGCTGCTTGACCCTAAAGCAAAAAAAACCAAAACCGGCCAATATCAAACCGGCGAAGATGTGCTGCTATCGTTAGCTGCTAAAAGTGATATCGTACGCGATATATTAGATTTTCGCCAGTTGCAAAAGTTAAAATCAACGTATGTGGATGCACTGCCAACTATGGTAAACCCTAAAACCGGGCGTGTGCATACCTCCTATAACCAGGCAGTAGCGGCAACAGGCCGGTTAAGCAGTGTAAACCCAAACCTGCAAAATATACCCATTCGTACCGAGCGTGGCCGCGAGGTGCGTAAAGCTTTTATTCCAAGAGATAACGGACACAGTATTGTATCTGCGGATTATTCGCAGATAGAGCTGCGCATTATTGCCGAAATCAGTAAGGATGCCAACATGATGCAGGCATTTATTGATAACCTGGATATCCACACCGCCACAGCAGCTAATGTATATGGTGTAGGCCTGGATGAAGTAACGAGCGATCAGCGCCGTAATGCCAAAGCGGTTAATTTTGGCATTATCTACGGGCAGTCGGCATTTGGCTTATCTCAAAGCCTGGGTATACCGCGTAAAGAAGCTGCCGATATTATTGAACAGTATTTTGTGCAATTCCCCGGTATAAAACAATACATGGGCGATACCATGAATTTTGCCCGTGAAAATGGCTATGTGTGTACCCTGATGGGCAGGCGCAGATACCTGCGCGATATAAACTCGGCCAATGCCACGGTACGCGGCTTTGCCGAACGAAATGCCATCAATGCGCCGATACAGGGCTCCGCCGCTGATATGATCAAGATAGCGATGATCAATATCCACCGCGAGCTTAAAGCGCAAAACCTTGATGCCCGCATGACCATGCAGGTACATGATGAGTTGGTGTTTGATGTACCCAATCATGAAATTGAGTTGGTGAAACCCATCATTATGCACAACATGAAAACCGCCATTAAAACCGAGGTGCCTATCCTGGTTGAGATTGGTACCGGTTTGAATTGGCTGGAAGCGCATTAA
- a CDS encoding DNA-3-methyladenine glycosylase I produces the protein MPTKNLTRCAWAGTDPLYMKYHDEEWGKTTHDDKTLFEFLVLESAQAGLSWITILRRREGYRKAFADFDVKKVAAFTEADVERLMQDSGIIRNHLKILAAINNAKLFLEVQKEFGSFDKYLYNFMPDGKPLINHPEKHIPASTDISDAISKDMKKRGFKFFGTTICYAHMQATGMVNDHLASCDFR, from the coding sequence ATGCCAACCAAAAACTTAACCCGATGCGCATGGGCCGGTACCGATCCTTTATACATGAAATACCACGATGAGGAATGGGGAAAAACCACTCATGATGATAAAACTTTATTTGAGTTCCTGGTACTCGAATCGGCGCAGGCCGGCTTAAGCTGGATCACTATTTTGCGCCGCCGGGAAGGATATCGTAAAGCCTTTGCCGACTTTGATGTTAAAAAGGTAGCCGCTTTTACCGAAGCAGATGTAGAACGCCTGATGCAGGATTCTGGCATTATCCGTAACCATTTAAAGATACTTGCCGCCATAAATAATGCGAAATTATTTTTAGAGGTACAAAAGGAGTTTGGCTCGTTTGATAAATACCTGTACAACTTTATGCCCGATGGTAAACCGCTGATCAACCATCCCGAAAAACATATACCAGCCAGTACGGATATATCTGATGCCATAAGCAAGGATATGAAAAAACGCGGGTTTAAATTCTTCGGTACCACCATTTGCTACGCTCACATGCAGGCAACCGGCATGGTAAACGATCATCTGGCCAGTTGTGATTTCAGATAG
- a CDS encoding carboxymuconolactone decarboxylase family protein: MGKLIGEFEAYRSKMNDRIMETANTNIKRFFALDTTSYAEGALNVKTKEMLGLVASMVLRCDDCIKYHLGKCHEAGVNSDEMNEVFMIANLVGGSIVIPHYRRAVEYWDELNDV, from the coding sequence ATGGGAAAATTAATAGGAGAATTTGAGGCCTATCGTTCCAAAATGAACGACAGGATAATGGAAACAGCTAATACCAATATTAAACGTTTTTTCGCGCTTGATACCACCAGCTACGCCGAAGGTGCACTGAATGTTAAAACCAAAGAAATGCTTGGCCTGGTAGCCAGCATGGTTTTGCGTTGCGATGATTGTATTAAATACCATTTGGGCAAATGTCACGAAGCCGGCGTAAATTCCGACGAAATGAACGAGGTATTTATGATAGCTAATTTGGTAGGGGGCTCCATCGTAATTCCTCATTACCGCAGGGCTGTGGAGTATTGGGATGAGCTGAATGACGTTTAG
- a CDS encoding VOC family protein — MINFKRADHIHICVLHGKLEEARLFYTNIIGLQLIDRPDVFSSAGYWFSLADIELHIGIEDSLPRSIRHTAMEVSNVSAARKHLENHGVEIVEEPVIPGRIRFAFIDPFGNRMELLQML, encoded by the coding sequence ATGATCAACTTTAAACGGGCCGACCATATACATATCTGTGTTCTGCATGGTAAGCTGGAAGAAGCGCGGCTATTTTATACCAATATCATCGGCCTGCAATTAATTGATAGGCCGGATGTATTTTCGTCAGCCGGCTATTGGTTCAGCTTAGCTGATATAGAATTGCACATTGGGATTGAAGATAGCCTGCCGCGCTCCATCAGGCATACTGCAATGGAGGTGAGCAACGTTTCCGCCGCACGCAAACACCTGGAAAATCATGGGGTTGAAATAGTGGAAGAACCGGTAATACCCGGTCGCATACGCTTTGCCTTTATTGATCCGTTTGGCAACCGTATGGAGTTGCTGCAAATGCTATAA
- a CDS encoding MGMT family protein codes for MEDINFFDKVYQVARLIPTGRVTSYGAIANYLGTKGSSRMVGYAMQAAGKVVPKVPAHRVVNRQGLLTAKFHFGGDLMQQLLESEGVKVKDDQVQDFKTLFWDPSIELAL; via the coding sequence ATGGAGGATATTAATTTTTTTGATAAAGTTTACCAGGTAGCCCGTCTTATACCAACGGGGCGGGTAACCTCTTATGGAGCAATTGCCAACTATTTAGGTACAAAAGGCTCATCGCGTATGGTGGGTTATGCCATGCAGGCTGCAGGCAAAGTGGTACCAAAAGTGCCCGCTCACCGGGTAGTGAACCGCCAGGGGCTGCTCACTGCTAAATTCCATTTCGGGGGCGATTTAATGCAGCAACTATTGGAAAGCGAGGGCGTAAAGGTAAAGGATGACCAGGTGCAGGATTTTAAAACCTTATTCTGGGATCCATCCATAGAGCTGGCTTTATAG
- the trmB gene encoding tRNA (guanosine(46)-N7)-methyltransferase TrmB translates to MGKDKLRRFAEIETFSNVLQLDAGKPFKGQWSNSFFKNSNPVVLELACGKGEYTVNLATLFPDKNFIGIDYKGNRIWRGAKTALEENVPNVAFLRIQIENLLDYFADGEIDEIWITFPDPQPQLSREKKRLTSSRFLDKYIEILKPGGCVNLKTDNDGLHAYTAEKIEELKLKLHIKTEDLYHSPYADEVLSIKTYYEKKYLKDNKNINYLKFSFA, encoded by the coding sequence GTGGGAAAAGATAAATTAAGGCGCTTTGCTGAAATAGAAACCTTTAGCAATGTATTACAGTTAGATGCCGGCAAGCCATTTAAAGGCCAGTGGAGCAATAGCTTTTTTAAGAATAGCAATCCGGTGGTTTTGGAACTGGCCTGTGGTAAAGGCGAATATACCGTGAACCTGGCCACCTTATTTCCGGATAAAAACTTTATTGGTATTGATTATAAAGGTAACCGTATATGGCGTGGGGCCAAAACCGCGCTGGAAGAAAACGTTCCGAACGTAGCATTTTTACGGATACAGATAGAAAACCTGCTCGACTATTTTGCCGATGGCGAAATAGATGAGATATGGATAACGTTTCCCGACCCCCAGCCGCAACTAAGCCGCGAAAAAAAACGACTTACCTCCTCCCGGTTTCTGGATAAATATATAGAAATATTAAAACCCGGTGGCTGTGTAAACCTTAAAACCGACAATGATGGCCTGCATGCTTACACTGCCGAAAAAATAGAGGAGCTGAAACTAAAACTCCACATTAAAACCGAAGACCTTTACCATTCGCCTTATGCAGATGAAGTGCTGTCAATCAAAACATATTATGAGAAAAAATATTTAAAAGATAATAAGAACATTAACTATCTTAAATTTTCTTTTGCTTAA
- a CDS encoding phage holin family protein, with protein MEAKKETPPPLPPIVDQLKEYAETRFKLLKYEAIEGGTSILASVITDAITAISMVLAFIFASFTLAYYLSDVLDSFWEGFGCVALIYLIIAVVIKLNKERIEKPLVNLFIQKLFKK; from the coding sequence ATGGAAGCCAAAAAAGAAACACCACCACCATTACCGCCAATTGTTGATCAGCTAAAAGAATATGCCGAAACGCGTTTTAAGCTTTTAAAATATGAGGCCATTGAAGGTGGAACTTCAATTTTAGCAAGTGTAATAACTGATGCCATTACCGCCATAAGTATGGTTTTAGCCTTTATATTTGCCAGCTTTACTTTAGCTTATTATCTATCTGATGTGTTGGATTCATTTTGGGAAGGTTTTGGTTGCGTTGCGCTTATTTATTTAATTATTGCAGTTGTTATTAAACTGAATAAGGAACGTATTGAAAAGCCGCTTGTAAATCTCTTCATTCAAAAACTATTTAAAAAGTAA
- a CDS encoding YtxH domain-containing protein: protein MNDNTKVVVALLAGLAAGAALGILFAPDKGNETRDKLTESLKNLGDSIKETAAAEIDNLVGLKDKVVENIKSKIRGAEEEYQDDLEHA, encoded by the coding sequence ATGAATGATAACACAAAAGTAGTTGTTGCATTGCTTGCAGGTTTGGCGGCAGGAGCAGCTTTGGGAATTTTGTTTGCACCTGATAAAGGTAACGAAACACGCGATAAGCTTACAGAATCATTAAAAAACCTGGGCGATTCTATTAAAGAGACTGCGGCTGCGGAAATAGATAACCTGGTAGGTTTAAAAGACAAGGTGGTTGAAAATATAAAATCAAAGATCAGGGGCGCGGAAGAAGAATATCAGGACGATCTGGAACATGCATAA